The Streptomyces sp. NBC_00510 genomic interval CCAAGCACTTCGACAGCGACGGCACCGCCGTCTACGTCGACGTGCGCTGACGCACGCGGCACCACCCGCACGAGGGCGGGGGCCGGCCGGGCGACCGGTCAGCCCCCGCCCTCGCCCTTGCCCGCCTCGGCGCGCAGGGACCGCCGCAGCCGGTGCGCCGCGCGGCGGTCCTCGTCGGAGGCGTCCGTGACGTCCAGGAAGATCTGGTCCAGTTCGGGGAACTCCCCGGCCAGGGTGCGCTTGATGCGGACCGCGGCCTCCTCCACGGTCTCGCTGTCGATGCCCTCGGTCAGGTCCACCCGGGCGGCCAGCAGCACCGAGTCGACCCCCAGGCGCATCGTCAGCAGCGCGGTGACCGTGTCGATCTCCGGCTGCAGGGTCAGCAGTTCGTGCGCCCGCTGCCGCAGCCTGGGGTCGGCGGCCTCGCCGATGAGGGTGTCCCGGCAGTCCTTGCCGAGCCGGTAGGCGACGTACATCAGCAGGACGGCGATCGCCAGGGACGCGTACGCCTCCCAGGTGCGGTCGCCGGTCGTCCAGTGCAGCACCACGCCGGTGAGCGCCAGCAGCACGCCGAGCACCGCGGCGCTGTCCTCGCCGAGCACGGTGCGCAGCGTGGGGTCGTCGCCCTCGCGCAGTTCGGTGCGGAAGGGGCGGCCGTGCTCGCGGGCCCCGCCGCGTACCTGCAGCAGCGCCCTGAACAGCGAGGATCCCTCGGCGATCAGGGAGACGACCAGGACGGCCACGGCGGTCAGGAAGGCCTGCGTGGTGTGCGGCTCGCGCTCGTGGAACGCGGACACGCCCTGGTAGAAGGAGAAGCAGCCGCCCATCACGAAGATCCCCACGGCGGCGAGCAGCGACCAGAACCAGCGCTCCTTGCCGTAGCCGAAGGGGTGCCGCGCGTCGGGCCTGCGCCGGCTGCGGCGCAGCGCGGCCAGCAGGAAGACCTCGTTGAGGGTGTCGGCCACCGAGTGCGCGGCCTCCGACAGCAGCGCCGGCGAGGTGGTGAGCAGCCCGCCGACCGCCTTCGCCACGGCGATCACCAGGTTCGCGGCGAGGGCGATGAAGACGGTGCCCTTGGTCTGTTCGTCCTTCCCCATGGGGAGCGTGTGCCCCGCGACGCGGCCCTCAGTGGTGGAAGGCGGTGGGCGCCTCGCCGGGCGGGTGGAGCGGGTGCTCCTGTTCGCGCAGCTGGGGGAGGTAGCGCTTCAGGTCGGCGAGGAAGAGGTCGGCGAGGTCCTCGGAGAAGCCGTTGCGGACCACGATGCGCAGCACCGCCAGGTCTTCGCGGTCGGCCGGATAGGTGTAGGCGGGCACCAGCCAGCCGCGCTCGCGCATCCGCCGGGAGACGTCGAAGACGTCGTAGGCGGTGACGTGGTCGGCGGTGGTGAAGGCGAAGACCGGCAACTGGTCGCCTCGGGTGATCAGCCGGAAGTCCCCGCACTCCTCGATCCGCGAGGCGAGGTAGACGGCCACGTCGCGGGCGGTCTGCTGGACGGTGCGGAAGCCGTCCCGGCCCAGCCGCAGGAACGTGTAGTACTGGGCGACGACCTGGGCGCCCGGCCGGGAGAAGTTCAGGGCGAAGGTCGGCATGTCGCCGCCGAGGTAGTTGACCCGGAAGACCAGTTCCTCGGGCAGGGCGTCGGTGTCCCGCCACAGCGCCCAGCCGACGCCGGGGTAGACCAGTCCGTACTTGTGGCCGGAGGTGTTGATCGAGGCCACCCGGGGCAGCCGGAAGTCCCAGACCAGGTCCTCGTCGAGGAAGGGCGCGATCATGCCCCCGGAGGCCCCGTCGACGTGGACGGGGATGTCGAGGCCGGTGCGCTCCTGCAGGGCGTCGAGCGCGGCGCAGATCTCGGCCACGGGCTCGTAGGAGCCGTCGAAGGTCGAGCCGAGGACGGCCACGACCCCGATGGTGTTCTCGTCGCACATCGCGACGGCGGTGTCCGCCTCCAGGTGCAGCCGGTCGCCCTCCATCGGCACCAGGCGCGGCTCGACCTCCCAGAAGTTGCAGAACTTCTCCCAGCAGACCTGCACGTTGGCGCCCATGACGAGGTTGGGGCGGCCGGTGCCCGGGTGGCGGTCGCCGGCGCGCCTCGTCAGGCGGCGTGCGAGGGACGTGCGGGTGCCGTCGCCGGCACGCCTCATCCAGCGGCGCTTGAGGGCCATCCCGGCGAGCATGCAGGCCTCGGAGGAGCCGGTGGTGGAGCAGCCGACGGCGCTCTCCGGATCGGGGGCGTGCCACAGGTCGGCGAGCATCGACACGCAGCGCCGCTCCAGTTCGGCGGTGCGCGGGTACTCGTCCTTGTCGATCATGTTCTTGTCGAGGCACTCGCCCATCAGCACCCCGGCCTCGGGCTCCATCCACGTGGTGACGAAGGTGGCGAGGTTGAGCCGGGCGTTGCCGTCGAGCATCAGCTCGTCGTGGACGAGCTGGTACGCCGTGGCCGGCGCCATCGGACCGTCGGGCAGCCGGTGCTTCGGTGGCGCCGCGCGCATCCCGGCGACCGGGTCGGCCCCG includes:
- a CDS encoding cation diffusion facilitator family transporter; the encoded protein is MGKDEQTKGTVFIALAANLVIAVAKAVGGLLTTSPALLSEAAHSVADTLNEVFLLAALRRSRRRPDARHPFGYGKERWFWSLLAAVGIFVMGGCFSFYQGVSAFHEREPHTTQAFLTAVAVLVVSLIAEGSSLFRALLQVRGGAREHGRPFRTELREGDDPTLRTVLGEDSAAVLGVLLALTGVVLHWTTGDRTWEAYASLAIAVLLMYVAYRLGKDCRDTLIGEAADPRLRQRAHELLTLQPEIDTVTALLTMRLGVDSVLLAARVDLTEGIDSETVEEAAVRIKRTLAGEFPELDQIFLDVTDASDEDRRAAHRLRRSLRAEAGKGEGGG
- a CDS encoding glutamate decarboxylase translates to MSLHKGAEGLPKLAVNPFYAGADPVAGMRAAPPKHRLPDGPMAPATAYQLVHDELMLDGNARLNLATFVTTWMEPEAGVLMGECLDKNMIDKDEYPRTAELERRCVSMLADLWHAPDPESAVGCSTTGSSEACMLAGMALKRRWMRRAGDGTRTSLARRLTRRAGDRHPGTGRPNLVMGANVQVCWEKFCNFWEVEPRLVPMEGDRLHLEADTAVAMCDENTIGVVAVLGSTFDGSYEPVAEICAALDALQERTGLDIPVHVDGASGGMIAPFLDEDLVWDFRLPRVASINTSGHKYGLVYPGVGWALWRDTDALPEELVFRVNYLGGDMPTFALNFSRPGAQVVAQYYTFLRLGRDGFRTVQQTARDVAVYLASRIEECGDFRLITRGDQLPVFAFTTADHVTAYDVFDVSRRMRERGWLVPAYTYPADREDLAVLRIVVRNGFSEDLADLFLADLKRYLPQLREQEHPLHPPGEAPTAFHH